A segment of the Denticeps clupeoides chromosome 2, fDenClu1.1, whole genome shotgun sequence genome:
CCTCTACTTCCCTGCCATTATTGTCTTTCTGGATTTGATTGGGTCCTTCCTCTCCGTCCTTCTGTATGAGCATCTCATCCACATCTTGCTCCATTTCTTCAATTGCTTTCTCCAACATCTCATCTCCACTCTCCCCTTCATGGCAAATTCTAACTTCCATATGTTCAACCATCCTTTTCACTTCTTCTAAATTTCCCCTGTCCCTTCTTTCTGAGGTTCTATGAGACATTCCTATACTGGAATTGTGTTGGTTCCATTCTACAGCATCCTCAGCTGGAACAGGAACATCCTCAGAAGCAGATGTTTGACTTTGCAAGGCCTTAAGCCTCATGTGTGCATCCTGACCCGTCTCCACACCACACAGTTCCTGAGTTGAGTCATCAGGCTCTGCTGCTGGGAGGGACAGGGGAAGTGTACTGGGTGGAAACTCGGGTAGTTCCAGGCTCTGTCTACTGTTTGCATGATGTACCCTGCTTCCCATGTTCACTGCTTCCTGCTGTGTTCGAAACAACACCAACTTGTTTTGCACTTCCTCAAACTCTCGATTTGTTTGCCGGATCTGTTTGCTTGTGCTTAGCTCCTGAACTTCTCTTCTGTTAACGTGCCTTTTGGATTCTACTTCTGTGCCCTGTATTCTGCTATTCTGATCAGCTGATACTAGAGACTCGGCTGGCACAGTAATCCCCAGTATCCTGGCAGCTCTCTGCTCTATAGACTCATGCTCAGGAATGCCCTTggcacactgcacctcgtataggTTGCTGAGGTCCTCACTTGGCAAGCTGTTTGCTTTCTCCTGGCTGAGCAGGGTTGCCAGGTGATGGTCAGCCAACGTGAGCTCATTTGTCCAATTGGAGGAATAAGAATCTAAGTCATTGTCCTCCTCATTACCTTCCGATCTAAACCTGAAACGATGACGTTTGACAATGTGAAGGCTTGATTTGTTATCTGAGGGTGATGCAATTTTCTCCAGTCCTCTTCCAATTTCTTTTCTGTTGTCATTTAACCTGTTACAACTGGAACCACTTGTGTTAGCTGGACAGCAGGGTGGTGTGATACCCTCTGGAGAGCTGACATTATGTGGACCTGTAGTAATCTCAGGTGTTGGCTGGGGGGCTGCACCTTTCCCTAACTGGCTGATGAGCAGGGGTATCCCTTGCCTCTCCACTTGGCAGGGTTCGGGAGTGTACACTGTGAGCCCCACGTTTGTTAGAAGGGACTCTTTGGGTACTGGGATGCCTTGACCCTGAACTTGGGAGTTGCTCCTCATGTCTTCTATTGTGTAGTCTAGGTCCTTTCTATTAGGATCTGTCTCTTCAATTTCTGGCCTTTCTGATATTGTAATCCTGTTTTTTGTTTCAGATGCTGCATTCCTCACCTGGCCACATTCAATGTCAACTGCTGGGATCCCCCAGTTATCCATGATTGGACCCAAGTCTATACTGGTGTCGGAATGGAGGGTATTCTTTAATTCTTTTCTTGTTGAGGCTGTATCACTCGGCTCAGCTCGGTAGTTATTTATGACAGGAGTGCTCTCGAAGGTTTTATCTAGCTTTTCTGGGTTATTTTCAGATTTCTTTGGTGCACCAATTTGGTCCTGAAGCTCTTTGTTGATAGATTCCAGTTCCTCAATAGCATCCCATGGCCTTCGGCCTACGGGCTTCAGAAGGAACTGTCCAAAGGCCTCCTGATGGTCTGTAGGGGCTGGTCTAGATAGATTGTGTTGGGGGGAGGTGCTGAGAGTGGAGCTTGACTGGACCACAGTGGTACGAGAAAAAGCACTGTTGTTTGAAGGACTAAGGTTCTTCTGTCCTTTCAAAGGGTAACCATAAGCACTATCCCATGTCCCCACACCATTATTTATGGTGTCTGAAGAGGGAGGGTTGTGTGCTTGTCCCCTGCTAATCTCTGGAGACCCTGTTTGGGTCTCTTGGTTCCGATACTGGTTACCAGGCCACGACCCTGCATAGCACAGCTCCTTGTCTGCTGTTGCTTGCAGAGACCAGACATTCACAATCTCTTTCCTTTGAGGAGCTTTGCTTGAGCTTCTAAAAGATGAAGAGCTACCAGTCTGCGCTTTGAGCTCGGTGAGATCTGAATAGCCCCTGGTGCTGACTGAAAGATTCTGATTCTGGCACAATGGAGCTGAGGAGATCACATTCTTACTTGTTATGCTATCATTGTTGTTCTGGTCCAGGTTCTGTCTACTGGCCTGCATATTAATAGGCACAGACACCAGGCAGAACATAgtctctttcacttttttctttgaaCGTTTCTTATTGTCAGCCTCAGTTTCAGGCTCAAACGTCTTCACCTTCGTTATGGTCTCTGTATAGCCCCGCTCTGAGTTGAAATTCTCTTGAGGTGCAATCACTAGGCTTTGCTCTGCTGGATATACATTGAGGTTCAGGTCTGAAGTAGAATTCATGTTATCTGTCCCTCTTTTTAGGCTGTTTGGCCATTGCCCCTCATTCACGATGTCATTATGAGAAGATTTAATAATGTTGGAGTTGCTCAGGGTCTCTTCTGGGGACACAAAGGCACTATCTTCTGATATTGTGATGCCTGGAATCTCATTCTGAATGTTTCGTATTTTGTCTGCATCTGTTAGGAGGTTCCCTCCCATCCCAGCACCTGAAATGTGTTTCACACGTGGGTCATCAAAAGGAATGTACTGAACACCCCCCTGCCCATTGTCAGCGTATACAGGATAGACTTTTCGACAAGGAACACTT
Coding sequences within it:
- the jcada gene encoding junctional protein associated with coronary artery disease isoform X2; this encodes MSYWRRRGQDFTALLDYPDLREARPPTAPPTIFSEGTRQNHEAEELRPERRRRPESGRCPERDLALQQWRMMAERRQHSLQSEEWRPASGMARHLSSCEGERWAHEQRRPQTAEGAVPTKTKTKSQSLPRMAPPTDGLSYLSTSPSSHELFGGYRSNGHSPRDTFTRHHSEGGQWVSSGRHGVNSAPPSKTRFSRPLRPPSYEVHQQTRALAESFGGYSAPQSRDRTPLPFSRAESRQEYYCPDMGGPGVAPPGYIPPPSYRRQPIISGPHHSYGDVLGSYHYRMDPYHHGSMLAEVAQWYGRQTGSSWPDQFRDGRRSVPCRKVYPVYADNGQGGVQYIPFDDPRVKHISGAGMGGNLLTDADKIRNIQNEIPGITISEDSAFVSPEETLSNSNIIKSSHNDIVNEGQWPNSLKRGTDNMNSTSDLNLNVYPAEQSLVIAPQENFNSERGYTETITKVKTFEPETEADNKKRSKKKVKETMFCLVSVPINMQASRQNLDQNNNDSITSKNVISSAPLCQNQNLSVSTRGYSDLTELKAQTGSSSSFRSSSKAPQRKEIVNVWSLQATADKELCYAGSWPGNQYRNQETQTGSPEISRGQAHNPPSSDTINNGVGTWDSAYGYPLKGQKNLSPSNNSAFSRTTVVQSSSTLSTSPQHNLSRPAPTDHQEAFGQFLLKPVGRRPWDAIEELESINKELQDQIGAPKKSENNPEKLDKTFESTPVINNYRAEPSDTASTRKELKNTLHSDTSIDLGPIMDNWGIPAVDIECGQVRNAASETKNRITISERPEIEETDPNRKDLDYTIEDMRSNSQVQGQGIPVPKESLLTNVGLTVYTPEPCQVERQGIPLLISQLGKGAAPQPTPEITTGPHNVSSPEGITPPCCPANTSGSSCNRLNDNRKEIGRGLEKIASPSDNKSSLHIVKRHRFRFRSEGNEEDNDLDSYSSNWTNELTLADHHLATLLSQEKANSLPSEDLSNLYEVQCAKGIPEHESIEQRAARILGITVPAESLVSADQNSRIQGTEVESKRHVNRREVQELSTSKQIRQTNREFEEVQNKLVLFRTQQEAVNMGSRVHHANSRQSLELPEFPPSTLPLSLPAAEPDDSTQELCGVETGQDAHMRLKALQSQTSASEDVPVPAEDAVEWNQHNSSIGMSHRTSERRDRGNLEEVKRMVEHMEVRICHEGESGDEMLEKAIEEMEQDVDEMLIQKDGEEGPNQIQKDNNGREVEGKEEQHNLNDDKTEQNRQGQDQKKKDCPLTGYRPTPLPRTNIVPKREICLPLAELQDLGSHSDSYDPSRVERV
- the jcada gene encoding junctional protein associated with coronary artery disease isoform X1; translation: MYSVEDLLISHGYKVPQNNTNPPSTAPRLSSTPLPTAGRRAPSTNGGEGSPVKESAAAGSSRSVQSGKSNTERDNTHNHGEAFSSDTGYYDGQRSLYRQLQTERGMSYWRRRGQDFTALLDYPDLREARPPTAPPTIFSEGTRQNHEAEELRPERRRRPESGRCPERDLALQQWRMMAERRQHSLQSEEWRPASGMARHLSSCEGERWAHEQRRPQTAEGAVPTKTKTKSQSLPRMAPPTDGLSYLSTSPSSHELFGGYRSNGHSPRDTFTRHHSEGGQWVSSGRHGVNSAPPSKTRFSRPLRPPSYEVHQQTRALAESFGGYSAPQSRDRTPLPFSRAESRQEYYCPDMGGPGVAPPGYIPPPSYRRQPIISGPHHSYGDVLGSYHYRMDPYHHGSMLAEVAQWYGRQTGSSWPDQFRDGRRSVPCRKVYPVYADNGQGGVQYIPFDDPRVKHISGAGMGGNLLTDADKIRNIQNEIPGITISEDSAFVSPEETLSNSNIIKSSHNDIVNEGQWPNSLKRGTDNMNSTSDLNLNVYPAEQSLVIAPQENFNSERGYTETITKVKTFEPETEADNKKRSKKKVKETMFCLVSVPINMQASRQNLDQNNNDSITSKNVISSAPLCQNQNLSVSTRGYSDLTELKAQTGSSSSFRSSSKAPQRKEIVNVWSLQATADKELCYAGSWPGNQYRNQETQTGSPEISRGQAHNPPSSDTINNGVGTWDSAYGYPLKGQKNLSPSNNSAFSRTTVVQSSSTLSTSPQHNLSRPAPTDHQEAFGQFLLKPVGRRPWDAIEELESINKELQDQIGAPKKSENNPEKLDKTFESTPVINNYRAEPSDTASTRKELKNTLHSDTSIDLGPIMDNWGIPAVDIECGQVRNAASETKNRITISERPEIEETDPNRKDLDYTIEDMRSNSQVQGQGIPVPKESLLTNVGLTVYTPEPCQVERQGIPLLISQLGKGAAPQPTPEITTGPHNVSSPEGITPPCCPANTSGSSCNRLNDNRKEIGRGLEKIASPSDNKSSLHIVKRHRFRFRSEGNEEDNDLDSYSSNWTNELTLADHHLATLLSQEKANSLPSEDLSNLYEVQCAKGIPEHESIEQRAARILGITVPAESLVSADQNSRIQGTEVESKRHVNRREVQELSTSKQIRQTNREFEEVQNKLVLFRTQQEAVNMGSRVHHANSRQSLELPEFPPSTLPLSLPAAEPDDSTQELCGVETGQDAHMRLKALQSQTSASEDVPVPAEDAVEWNQHNSSIGMSHRTSERRDRGNLEEVKRMVEHMEVRICHEGESGDEMLEKAIEEMEQDVDEMLIQKDGEEGPNQIQKDNNGREVEGKEEQHNLNDDKTEQNRQGQDQKKKDCPLTGYRPTPLPRTNIVPKREICLPLAELQDLGSHSDSYDPSRVERV